The Xenopus tropicalis strain Nigerian chromosome 2, UCB_Xtro_10.0, whole genome shotgun sequence genome window below encodes:
- the fstl1 gene encoding follistatin-related protein 1 precursor, producing the protein MHLSCLPLLALLALCSALEEPKSKSKVCANVFCGAGRECAVTEKGDPTCLCIEKCKSHKRPVCGSNGKTYLNHCELHRDACLTGSKIQVDYDGHCKEKTSDTPAAVPVACYQSDRDEMRRRVIQWLQTEIIPDGWFSKGNDYSEILDRYFKKFDDGDSRLDSAELQSFLEQSQSTNITTYKDEETNRMLKSLCVEALIELSDENADWKLSKNEFLKCLNPDFQPPEKKCALEDETYEDGAETQVQCNRCVCACGNWVCTAMACEGKDGDHGDDMGRYVEEIRKQQETVENSKTGSSKDA; encoded by the exons ATG CACCTGAGCTGCCTCCCCCTACTGGCCCTGCTGGCCCTCTGCTCCGCtctg GAGGAGCCCAAGAGCAAATCCAAGGTTTGTGCCAACGTGTTCTGTGGGGCAGGAAGGGAATGTGCCGTGACGGAGAAGGGGGACCCCACCTGCCTGTGTATTGAG AAATGTAAATCACACAAAAGGCCAGTTTGTGGCAGTAATGGCAAAACCTACCTGAACCACTGCGAGCTGCACCGCGACGCCTGCCTCACCGGCTCCAAGATCCAGGTTGACTACGATGGGCACTGCAAGG AGAAGACGTCGGACACCCCCGCGGCAGTTCCAG TTGCCTGTTACCAGTCGGACCGGGACGAGATGCGCCGGCGAGTGATCCAATGGCTGCAGACTGAGATCATCCCCGACGGTTGGTTCTCCAAGGGCAACGACTACAGCGAGATCCTCGACAGGTACTTCAAG aaATTCGATGATGGCGACTCCCGGCTGGATTCGGCGGAGCTGCAGAGCTTCCTGGAGCAGAGCCAGAGCACCAACATCACCACCTACAAGGACGAGGAGACCAACAGGATGCTGAA GAGTCTGTGTGTGGAGGCTCTCATTGAACTCTCCGATGAGAACGCAGACTGGAAGCTGAGTAAAAACGAGTTCCTCAAGTGCCTGAACCCCGACTTCCAGCCCCCCGAGAAAA AGTGCGCGCTGGAGGATGAGACGTACGAGGACGGCGCCGAGACCCAAGTGCAGTGCAACCGCTGTGTGTGCGCCTGTGGGAACTGGGTCTGCACCGCCATGGCGTGTGAAG GGAAGGACGGGGATCACGGGGACGACATGGGCCGATACGTTGAGGAGATCAGGAAGCAACAG gAAACAGTGGAAAACTCCAAGACCGGCAGCAGCAAAGACGCCTAA